In Rhea pennata isolate bPtePen1 chromosome 8, bPtePen1.pri, whole genome shotgun sequence, one genomic interval encodes:
- the ANGPTL1 gene encoding angiopoietin-related protein 1 has translation MKIFKRTLGVLLFLLLSIGRCTERSKFNKTSQRRHPRSADSGEEGKKCGYTFLVPEQKITGPICVNTNGPSTGNRKDEVTRMDIENLKDVLSKQKREIDILQLVVDVDGNIVNEVKLLRKESRNMNSRVTQLYMQLLHEIIRKRDNSLELSQLENKVLNVTTEMLKIATKYKELEVKYAALTDLVNNQSVTISLLEEQCLRIFSRQDTHGSPPLVQVVPQHIPNGQPYPPVLLGGNEIQRDPGYPRDRDVRPPPDPATSPTKSPFRVPPLALINEGPFKDCQQAKEAGYSNSGIYMIKPENSNEPMQLWCENSLDPGGWAVIQKRTDGSVNFFRNWDSYKKGFGNIDGEYWLGLENIYMLTNQDNYRLLIELEDWSNKKVYAEYSSFRLEPESEFYKLRLGTYQGNAGDSMIWHNGKQFTTLDRDRDMYTGNCAHFHKGGWWYNACAHSNLNGVWYRGGHYRSKYQDGIFWAEYRGGSYSLKAVQMMIRPID, from the exons atgaagatatttaaaaggaCTTTGGGTGTACTACTGTTCCTCCTGTTGTCTATTGGACGTTGTACAGAACGCTCGAAGTTTAATAAAACATCCCAACGGAGGCACCCTCGTTCAGCAGATAGcggagaggaaggaaagaaatgtggtTACACATTCTTGGTCCCAGAACAAAAAATTACAGGGCCAATTTGTGTGAATACCAATGGACCGAGTACTGGtaacagaaaagatgaagtcACAAGAATGGACATAGAAAACTTGAAGGACGTGTTGTCCAAGCAAAAGCGTGAGATTGATATATTGCAATTGGTGGTGGATGTGGATGGAAACATTGTGAATGAAGTAAAATTACTGAGGAAAGAAAGTCGTAATATGAACTCTCGGGTCACTCAACTCTACATGCAACTCTTGCACGAGATAATTAGAAAGCGTGATAACTCACTTGAGCTTTCCCAGCTGGAAAACAAAGTCCTTAATGTTACAACAGAAATGTTGAAGATAGCTACAAAATACAAGGAGCTTGAAGTAAAGTATGCAGCGCTAACTGATCTTGTAAATAACCAGTCTGTGACTATCTCTCTATTGGAAGAGCAGTGCTTGAGAATCTTCTCCCGACAGGACACCCATGGGTCTCCACCTCTTGTTCAAGTGGTGCCACAGCACATTCCCAACGGCCAGCCATATCCTCCCGTTCTTTTGGGAGGTAATGAGATACAGCGAGACCCAGGTTATCCTAGAGACAGAGATGTAAGACCACCACCTGATCCAGCTACTTCTCCTACAAAAAGTCCTTTCAGAGTTCCACCATTAGCTTTAATTAACGAAG GTCCATTCAAAGATTGTCAACAAGCCAAAGAAGCTGGGTACTCCAATAGCGGGATTTATATGATCAAACCTGAAAATAGCAATGAACCAATGCAGTTATGGTGCGAGAACAGCTTGGATCCTGGAGGATGGGCAGTTATTCAGAAGAGGACAGATGGATCTGTCAACTTTTTCAGAAACTGGGACAGTTACAAG AAAGGATTTGGAAACATTGACGGAGAGTACTGGCTGGgactagaaaatatttacatgcttACCAATCAGGATAATTACAGACTACTGATCGAATTAGAAGACTGGAGCAATAAGAAAGTCTATGCAGAATACAGCAGTTTCCGCCTGGAGCCGGAGAGTGAATTCTACAAGCTGCGCTTAGGAACGTACCAGGGCAACGCAGGCGACTCCATGATATGGCACAACGGAAAACAATTCACAACACTGGACAGAGACAGGGATATGTATACAG GCAACTGTGCTCATTTTCACAAAGGTGGTTGGTGGTATAACGCGTGTGCACATTCTA